In one window of Coralliovum pocilloporae DNA:
- a CDS encoding Hsp70 family protein, which yields MSAHTLAIDFGTSNSAVAISTPDGIRRIKLEGMSDTLPTAVFFPTGGGALKIGNAATDAFINGADGRYMRALKSVLGQPLAHEKRLISGRYHTISGIITDFLTTLRERSEQETGQRFTKALSGRPVHFHSANADKDKQAEDDLRACYLAAGFDEVSFLAEPEAAAIASHNQAGGCDLGLIVDIGGGTSDFSVFRSHNDRPEIIASHGIRLGGTDFDQAISVAHAMPLLGLGGQLQRPMGAGLLPVPKAPYMDLATWSQIPFLYTPEMRRMVADMIRHAVEPQKMMRLGDVIEMELGHDLAFAVEHGKIDVNNTRETCPIALGFIEANLSQALAPEGLDTALDQHSTQLRQAASDTLTMAEIEPEQIQQVILVGGSSLMNLVSREMKYLCINAEMARSEAFTAVVNGLALAA from the coding sequence ATGAGCGCACACACTCTCGCCATCGATTTTGGAACATCCAACTCAGCGGTCGCGATTTCCACGCCGGATGGTATCCGCCGAATTAAACTGGAAGGGATGTCTGACACCCTGCCAACCGCTGTGTTCTTCCCAACAGGTGGCGGCGCATTGAAGATCGGCAATGCAGCCACAGATGCCTTTATCAATGGGGCAGATGGTCGTTACATGAGAGCCCTGAAAAGCGTTCTGGGTCAGCCTCTGGCTCACGAAAAACGGCTCATCAGCGGACGCTATCACACCATAAGCGGTATTATCACCGACTTCCTGACCACGTTGCGTGAGCGCTCTGAGCAGGAAACGGGGCAGCGCTTCACCAAAGCGCTTTCCGGCAGGCCGGTTCACTTCCATTCCGCCAATGCTGACAAAGACAAGCAGGCGGAAGATGATCTGCGCGCCTGCTATCTGGCAGCAGGCTTTGATGAAGTCTCCTTTCTGGCAGAACCCGAAGCCGCAGCAATCGCCAGTCATAATCAGGCCGGTGGCTGCGACCTCGGCCTGATCGTCGATATCGGCGGGGGTACGTCCGATTTTTCGGTCTTTCGCAGCCACAATGACAGGCCGGAGATTATCGCCAGTCACGGCATCCGCCTCGGCGGTACAGATTTTGATCAGGCCATCTCAGTCGCTCACGCCATGCCGTTGCTCGGTCTTGGCGGACAATTGCAAAGACCCATGGGTGCAGGGCTTCTGCCTGTTCCCAAAGCTCCCTATATGGACCTGGCCACATGGTCACAGATCCCGTTTCTCTACACACCGGAAATGCGTCGCATGGTGGCCGACATGATCCGGCATGCTGTTGAGCCCCAAAAGATGATGCGCCTTGGCGATGTGATCGAAATGGAACTCGGACATGATCTGGCATTCGCCGTCGAGCACGGCAAAATTGACGTCAACAACACCCGAGAAACCTGTCCCATTGCACTGGGTTTTATTGAGGCAAACCTGTCACAGGCTCTGGCTCCAGAAGGTCTTGATACAGCGCTCGACCAGCACAGCACCCAATTGCGGCAGGCCGCCAGTGATACGCTGACCATGGCAGAGATTGAGCCGGAACAGATTCAGCAGGTCATTCTCGTGGGTGGATCAAGTTTGATGAATCTTGTTTCAAGAGAAATGAAATATCTTTGCATCAACGCAGAGATGGCTCGCTCTGAAGCCTTTACAGCCGTTGTAAACGGTCTCGCACTGGCCGCGTAA
- the argE gene encoding acetylornithine deacetylase — protein sequence MNRTLEILEQLIRFDTVSANSNLKLVSWVEAFLKDCGFKVQRIPSPCGEKAGLYAERGPAGPGILLSAHTDVVPVAGQEWTRDPFRLTQEDERLYGRGTTDMKGYVASVLAVAERASQAQLSEPLKIALSYDEEVGCVGIREMLDRLAPMLGKPRACFVGEPTEMQVAVGHKGKAALRATCHGQNGHSALAPEFVNALHLATDFITELRALQDDLARTGAHDAAYSVPYTTVHVGKLTGGLALNIVPDQAELLFEYRHLAADDPDDILNRIRSAAERVSQQYRTRWSEARIEVDQYNAYPGLDTEVASPVICHAQKLARRNDTTKVAFGTEAGFFDRLGIPTIVCGPGSMEGQGHKPDEYLSLSQLNACDAMMDRILEDLRQ from the coding sequence ATGAACAGAACCCTTGAAATCCTTGAGCAACTGATCAGGTTTGACACGGTATCGGCAAACTCCAATCTTAAGCTGGTCAGCTGGGTCGAAGCCTTTCTGAAGGACTGCGGGTTCAAGGTTCAGCGCATCCCGTCACCCTGCGGAGAGAAGGCGGGGCTATATGCCGAACGGGGACCTGCGGGGCCAGGTATCCTGCTGTCAGCTCATACAGATGTGGTTCCGGTCGCCGGACAGGAGTGGACCCGCGATCCCTTCCGTCTGACACAGGAAGACGAACGCCTCTATGGTCGCGGCACCACAGATATGAAAGGCTATGTGGCCAGCGTGCTGGCCGTTGCGGAACGGGCATCACAGGCCCAACTGTCTGAGCCGCTGAAGATCGCTCTATCGTATGATGAAGAAGTCGGTTGCGTTGGCATTCGTGAGATGCTCGACAGACTTGCTCCGATGCTGGGCAAACCCCGCGCCTGTTTTGTCGGGGAACCGACGGAGATGCAGGTCGCTGTCGGCCACAAAGGCAAGGCCGCCCTGCGAGCCACATGCCACGGTCAGAATGGTCATTCAGCGCTGGCCCCTGAGTTTGTCAATGCGCTTCATCTGGCAACGGACTTCATAACAGAACTCAGAGCTCTTCAGGACGACCTGGCTAGAACCGGCGCACATGACGCGGCCTATAGTGTGCCCTACACGACAGTGCATGTTGGAAAACTCACCGGCGGTCTGGCGCTTAATATCGTCCCAGATCAGGCCGAATTGCTCTTCGAATACCGCCATCTCGCTGCTGACGATCCTGATGATATTCTAAATCGGATCAGATCCGCTGCAGAACGTGTCAGTCAGCAGTATCGCACACGCTGGTCAGAAGCGCGTATAGAGGTGGATCAATATAATGCTTATCCAGGCCTCGATACTGAGGTAGCAAGCCCGGTGATCTGTCACGCCCAGAAACTGGCCCGGCGGAATGACACGACCAAGGTCGCTTTTGGCACTGAAGCCGGATTCTTTGACCGGCTGGGCATTCCCACGATTGTCTGCGGTCCCGGATCGATGGAGGGGCAGGGACATAAGCCAGACGAATATCTCTCGCTCAGTCAGCTTAATGCCTGTGATGCCATGATGGACCGAATCCTTGAGGATCTGCGTCAATAA
- a CDS encoding flavin-containing monooxygenase: MPIEKIDTLVVGAGQAGIAVSEHLSNNNVPHLILEKNRVAEAWRSGRWDGLVANGPAWHDRFPNLQFEDCDPDSFPSKERVADYLNDYAKMIKAPIRTGIEVTSAKRLPGQGGFLVETSDGSIEANRIVAATGAFQHPVIPPVVPSETAVEQLHSFYYRNPRQLPDGAVMVVGAGSSGAQIADELNRAGRKVFLSIGPHDRPPRSYRGRDFVWWLGVLGLWDLAAMEPGKEHVTISVSGAYGGRTMDFRRLAGEGVTLLGMTQSFANGTLSFAEDLKDNIANGDADYTKMLDAADAYVARTGIDLPEEPEARKTWPDPDCLTNPIKELNLAEEGITSIIWATGFRQDFSWMHVDAFDDRGAPVHQRGVSSEPGIYFLGLPWQSRRGSTFIWGVWHDAKHIADQIAIQRMYQDYRAPSERNSEAAE, encoded by the coding sequence ATGCCGATTGAGAAAATTGACACGCTGGTTGTTGGTGCTGGTCAGGCGGGTATCGCCGTAAGCGAACACCTGAGCAATAACAATGTCCCCCATCTTATTCTCGAGAAAAACAGGGTCGCCGAAGCATGGCGCTCCGGTCGCTGGGACGGGTTGGTTGCCAATGGCCCGGCATGGCATGATCGTTTTCCAAATCTCCAGTTTGAAGACTGCGACCCGGACAGCTTCCCCTCAAAAGAACGGGTTGCAGATTACCTCAACGACTATGCGAAGATGATTAAAGCGCCCATCAGGACCGGTATTGAAGTGACCAGCGCCAAACGTCTGCCGGGTCAGGGCGGTTTTCTTGTCGAGACCTCTGATGGCTCCATTGAAGCAAACCGGATTGTCGCTGCAACGGGCGCTTTTCAACATCCGGTCATCCCGCCTGTCGTTCCTTCAGAAACTGCAGTCGAGCAGCTCCATTCATTCTATTACCGGAATCCCCGGCAATTGCCGGACGGTGCGGTTATGGTCGTCGGGGCCGGATCATCCGGCGCACAGATCGCTGATGAGCTCAACCGTGCGGGTCGCAAAGTCTTCCTGTCTATTGGCCCGCATGATCGTCCACCACGCAGCTATCGCGGGCGCGACTTTGTCTGGTGGCTGGGCGTTCTCGGGCTTTGGGATCTCGCGGCAATGGAGCCAGGCAAAGAGCATGTCACCATATCGGTGAGTGGTGCTTATGGCGGCAGAACCATGGATTTCCGACGCCTGGCAGGTGAGGGAGTCACACTGCTTGGCATGACACAGTCATTTGCTAATGGCACATTGAGCTTTGCTGAGGACCTGAAGGACAATATCGCGAACGGCGATGCTGACTACACAAAGATGCTGGATGCAGCAGACGCTTATGTGGCCCGGACGGGAATAGACCTGCCGGAAGAGCCGGAAGCCCGGAAAACGTGGCCGGATCCGGATTGCCTGACCAACCCGATCAAAGAACTGAACCTGGCCGAAGAAGGCATTACGTCCATCATCTGGGCAACAGGGTTCCGCCAGGACTTCAGCTGGATGCATGTGGATGCCTTCGACGATCGCGGGGCGCCGGTGCACCAGCGCGGTGTTTCTTCAGAACCGGGGATCTATTTCCTCGGGCTCCCCTGGCAATCCCGGCGTGGCTCAACCTTTATCTGGGGCGTCTGGCACGACGCCAAGCACATCGCTGATCAAATCGCGATCCAGCGCATGTATCAGGATTACCGTGCGCCTTCCGAGCGCAACAGCGAAGCAGCAGAATAA
- a CDS encoding RidA family protein, with protein sequence MAHTRIRKFNTKDTYPEQNLDNDLCQAVVTHGGKTVYLRGQCPQNLDDAVNIDSHDPVEQTHKVMQNIKQLIEEAGGSMEHLVKVVVYITDVRHREAVYRTMGEYIKGVYPCSTGLVVQALARPEWLVEIDGTAVIPD encoded by the coding sequence ATGGCGCATACCAGAATTCGCAAATTCAACACCAAGGATACCTATCCAGAGCAGAACCTGGACAATGACCTGTGTCAGGCGGTTGTCACCCATGGCGGCAAGACTGTTTATCTCCGCGGCCAGTGCCCACAGAACCTGGATGACGCGGTGAATATCGACAGCCATGATCCGGTCGAGCAAACCCATAAGGTGATGCAGAACATCAAACAGCTGATTGAAGAAGCCGGTGGCAGTATGGAGCACCTGGTCAAGGTGGTGGTTTATATTACCGATGTACGTCACCGGGAAGCCGTATACCGGACCATGGGTGAATATATCAAAGGCGTTTATCCCTGTTCCACCGGTCTTGTGGTTCAGGCTCTAGCCCGACCCGAATGGCTGGTAGAAATCGACGGAACGGCCGTCATTCCAGACTGA
- a CDS encoding DUF1028 domain-containing protein yields MTFSLVARCAETGMFGLAISSSSPAVAARCSFARAGVGAVASQNVTDPSLGPLALDLMEQGLSAPEAVEQVRQQGRFIEYRQVLAVDSQGRTAIHSGPNSLGIWTQAQAENVASGGNLLANDGIPQAIVDGFLSSDGHIGDRLIAAMHAGLAAGGEAGPVHSAGMKIVDKVSWPVADLRCDWTEDCPIEAIATAWDVYKPQLDAYIQRALDPREAPSYGVPGDE; encoded by the coding sequence ATGACCTTTTCTCTCGTCGCACGATGTGCTGAAACCGGCATGTTCGGCCTTGCCATCTCATCCTCATCACCGGCCGTGGCTGCCCGTTGTTCGTTTGCCCGGGCCGGGGTAGGGGCCGTTGCTTCCCAGAATGTCACAGATCCGAGCCTCGGTCCGCTGGCACTTGATCTGATGGAACAGGGCCTTTCGGCCCCGGAGGCCGTGGAGCAGGTTCGCCAGCAGGGCAGGTTCATTGAGTATCGTCAGGTTCTCGCCGTGGACAGCCAGGGCAGAACCGCAATCCATTCCGGACCGAATTCGCTGGGAATCTGGACACAGGCACAGGCCGAGAACGTCGCTTCAGGCGGCAACCTTCTGGCAAATGACGGCATCCCTCAGGCGATCGTCGACGGGTTCCTGTCCTCAGACGGCCATATCGGAGACCGGCTGATTGCCGCAATGCATGCCGGGCTTGCTGCCGGGGGTGAGGCCGGACCGGTTCACTCCGCCGGTATGAAAATCGTCGACAAAGTAAGCTGGCCCGTTGCAGACCTGCGCTGTGACTGGACGGAAGACTGCCCGATTGAAGCCATCGCCACGGCCTGGGACGTCTACAAGCCGCAGCTTGACGCCTACATCCAGCGCGCCCTGGACCCGCGCGAGGCACCATCCTATGGCGTTCCGGGGGATGAATGA
- a CDS encoding heparan-alpha-glucosaminide N-acetyltransferase: MNYRIDEIDALKGMAILGVVLFHLVWDLEFVGFVAGLAFHPIWLGFGRILAGTFMLVVGINLVLAHPNHLNLIAYIKRISILLIAAFAISLLTLITFPTSFIYFGILHSITVSSLVGLAFLRLSMHITLIAGVIVFLLPFYYSTSAFDSRWFAWIGFSESPPASNDFFPVFPWLGLTLIGMAITKFCLVQENISQWCILPKNNACVQSIVWLGKRSLLIYLIHQPVLLAIIIPLSML; the protein is encoded by the coding sequence ATGAATTATAGAATAGATGAAATTGATGCACTAAAGGGTATGGCGATACTTGGTGTGGTGTTATTTCACTTGGTTTGGGATTTGGAGTTTGTTGGTTTTGTTGCAGGATTAGCTTTTCATCCAATTTGGCTAGGTTTTGGACGGATATTGGCAGGGACCTTTATGTTGGTTGTTGGCATAAATCTGGTCCTGGCACACCCCAATCATTTGAATTTGATTGCATACATAAAGCGGATATCAATCTTACTGATCGCCGCATTCGCAATTTCGCTACTGACATTAATCACTTTTCCAACCAGCTTTATATACTTCGGAATATTACACTCAATTACGGTTTCTAGTCTGGTTGGGTTGGCCTTCTTGCGTTTGTCGATGCATATCACGCTGATCGCTGGAGTAATTGTATTTTTGCTGCCTTTTTACTACTCAACATCTGCGTTTGATTCACGCTGGTTTGCATGGATTGGCTTCTCTGAATCGCCTCCTGCTAGTAACGACTTTTTTCCGGTATTTCCCTGGTTAGGTCTAACATTAATTGGAATGGCAATTACTAAATTTTGCTTGGTACAAGAAAATATCAGTCAATGGTGCATCCTTCCGAAGAACAACGCATGCGTTCAATCAATTGTATGGCTTGGAAAACGAAGTTTACTGATTTATTTGATTCATCAACCTGTATTGTTGGCAATAATAATTCCACTAAGCATGTTGTAA
- a CDS encoding septal ring lytic transglycosylase RlpA family protein, translating into MTGRHEKAGKARVPALRSALAVLACVSIAACSSGPKVASVDKKYGVTASPRVVAANKKIPRGGGRRQVGKPYKIAGRWYHPKEDPNYSRVGQASWYGEAFHGRLTANGEIFDMNTLTAAHTTMPLPSYARVTNLSNGRSVIVRVNDRGPFAHDREIDLSKRTAEVLDFKHKGLAKVKVEYVGQARLDGQDQAFLLASIRGPGQKPATLFAGLHTVPTGPVPTPPTRPYLVDGNPFDPSVYTALASREPIERTRLASFDPYNADGVDEPLVRTAGLYYAAPARVSDAHQVMDEMVRETRAFQTSFCAQTSVQRFVKGETCQ; encoded by the coding sequence ATGACGGGACGCCACGAAAAGGCAGGGAAAGCGCGTGTGCCAGCGCTTCGTTCAGCACTGGCTGTATTGGCCTGTGTTTCTATTGCAGCCTGTTCATCAGGTCCCAAGGTGGCATCTGTCGACAAGAAATACGGCGTAACAGCCAGTCCTCGTGTTGTCGCCGCCAACAAGAAAATCCCGCGTGGCGGAGGCAGACGTCAGGTTGGCAAGCCTTACAAGATTGCCGGGCGCTGGTATCATCCGAAAGAAGATCCGAATTACAGCCGTGTCGGACAGGCCTCCTGGTACGGAGAGGCCTTTCATGGCCGCCTGACGGCCAATGGCGAAATTTTCGACATGAACACGCTGACGGCAGCCCACACCACCATGCCGTTGCCGTCCTATGCCCGCGTCACCAATCTGAGCAATGGCCGTTCGGTCATCGTTCGGGTGAACGACCGCGGACCGTTTGCCCATGACCGCGAGATTGACCTGTCCAAGCGCACTGCTGAAGTGCTGGATTTCAAACACAAGGGCCTGGCCAAGGTCAAAGTCGAATATGTGGGACAGGCTCGTCTGGATGGTCAGGATCAGGCCTTCCTTCTGGCATCAATCCGGGGGCCGGGTCAGAAACCGGCCACATTGTTCGCCGGTCTCCATACGGTGCCGACCGGGCCGGTTCCAACACCTCCAACACGGCCTTATCTGGTGGATGGCAACCCGTTTGATCCGTCCGTATACACAGCGCTCGCCTCAAGAGAGCCCATCGAACGGACCCGTCTGGCATCCTTCGATCCCTATAATGCGGATGGGGTCGACGAACCGCTTGTTCGCACGGCAGGGCTTTATTATGCCGCACCGGCTCGCGTGAGCGATGCCCATCAGGTGATGGATGAAATGGTCAGGGAAACAAGGGCATTTCAGACGTCTTTCTGCGCGCAGACTTCTGTTCAGCGGTTTGTAAAAGGCGAAACCTGCCAGTAA
- a CDS encoding D-alanyl-D-alanine carboxypeptidase family protein — MLVAAAIVMMSATLALSQTFSTRAKHAFLYDVDTGTALFTKDADAPMPPASMAKLMTVAVVFDMLKKGELTLDDEFLISENAWRRGGASSGGSTMFAKLDSSVRLEDLLRGIIVQSGNDACIAVAEGISGSEWSFADRMNELAKEIGMTGSQFQNSTGLPDPAQYVTARDLATLAEYLIREHPDYYNMFGEPEFTWNKIKQYNRNPLLSLGIGADGLKTGFTKESGYGLTGSVLRSGQRLILVVNGLKTRKQRAEESQKILTWGFRAFRSITLFEDGETVGEARVFGGDKRKVALRAEGALKLLVPQADRHKLRARITFEGPVPAPVSEGDQIGALKVWTGDKLVQETPLYAAEDIGSGTLSQRALDGLQELLLGWI, encoded by the coding sequence ATGCTTGTCGCAGCAGCCATTGTCATGATGTCTGCAACACTTGCTCTTTCTCAAACCTTCAGCACCCGGGCCAAACACGCGTTTCTCTACGATGTGGACACGGGCACTGCTCTTTTCACCAAAGATGCAGATGCGCCCATGCCACCAGCCAGCATGGCCAAGCTGATGACTGTGGCCGTCGTCTTCGACATGCTGAAAAAGGGCGAACTCACTCTGGATGATGAGTTTCTCATTAGTGAGAATGCCTGGCGACGGGGCGGTGCCAGCTCCGGCGGTTCAACCATGTTCGCCAAGCTGGACAGTTCTGTCAGACTTGAAGATCTGCTGCGCGGCATCATCGTGCAATCAGGAAATGACGCCTGCATTGCCGTTGCTGAAGGCATTTCCGGCAGTGAGTGGAGCTTTGCCGACCGGATGAATGAGCTAGCCAAGGAAATCGGCATGACCGGTTCCCAGTTTCAGAACTCCACCGGCCTGCCTGATCCTGCGCAATATGTCACCGCGCGTGACCTGGCCACCCTGGCAGAATATCTGATCCGGGAGCATCCCGACTATTACAACATGTTCGGCGAACCCGAATTTACCTGGAACAAGATCAAGCAATATAACCGGAACCCGCTTCTGTCGCTCGGTATTGGTGCAGATGGTCTTAAAACCGGTTTCACCAAGGAGTCAGGCTATGGCCTGACAGGATCCGTTCTCCGCTCCGGCCAGCGGCTTATTCTTGTGGTCAACGGCCTGAAGACGAGAAAGCAACGGGCTGAGGAATCCCAGAAAATTCTCACATGGGGCTTCCGGGCCTTTCGCTCCATAACCCTGTTTGAAGACGGTGAGACTGTTGGCGAAGCCCGCGTTTTTGGTGGTGACAAACGCAAGGTAGCCTTGCGGGCAGAGGGTGCATTGAAACTGCTTGTCCCGCAGGCAGATCGTCACAAATTGCGCGCCAGGATCACATTTGAAGGCCCTGTACCTGCACCCGTTTCAGAGGGTGATCAGATCGGTGCCCTGAAAGTTTGGACCGGGGACAAGCTGGTTCAGGAAACTCCGCTTTATGCTGCCGAAGATATCGGCTCAGGAACGCTTTCCCAAAGAGCGCTTGATGGGTTACAAGAATTGCTTCTTGGATGGATATAG
- the tmk gene encoding dTMP kinase yields MTAKAGAGLTQAAQPSTRSSRRIARGQFITFEGGEGVGKSTQIQLLADRLQKAGITVVQTREPGGSPAAEVVREVLLSGAAQQFGEDTEAILFAAARADHVSTRIKPALNVGYWVLCDRFIDSTRAYQGGDTKRKALLDTLERTAIDGLKPNLTFILDLDPKTGLSRAAKRADLDRFEQDDLAAHEERRRVFLAIARREKRRCVVIDADQEINKIADDIWQVVKDRFKLEEGTSDG; encoded by the coding sequence ATGACAGCAAAGGCGGGGGCCGGATTAACACAAGCGGCCCAACCCTCAACTAGGTCCTCCCGACGGATTGCCCGCGGACAGTTCATTACGTTTGAAGGCGGAGAAGGCGTCGGGAAAAGCACCCAGATCCAGCTTTTGGCAGATCGTCTGCAAAAAGCCGGGATTACTGTGGTGCAGACCAGAGAACCGGGCGGATCACCAGCCGCTGAAGTTGTTCGCGAGGTCCTGCTGAGTGGAGCGGCCCAGCAGTTCGGCGAAGATACAGAAGCTATTCTGTTTGCCGCTGCGCGAGCTGATCACGTCTCAACCCGGATCAAACCGGCCCTGAATGTCGGCTATTGGGTTCTGTGCGATCGGTTCATCGATTCAACCCGCGCCTATCAGGGGGGCGACACCAAACGCAAAGCTCTTCTGGATACGCTTGAGAGAACGGCCATTGACGGGCTCAAACCAAACCTGACCTTCATTCTGGATCTGGACCCGAAGACAGGCCTGAGCCGCGCAGCAAAACGCGCGGATCTTGACCGGTTTGAGCAGGATGACCTCGCAGCTCACGAGGAACGTCGCCGGGTGTTTCTGGCTATTGCAAGGCGCGAGAAACGCCGATGCGTTGTTATCGATGCCGATCAGGAGATCAATAAGATAGCGGACGACATCTGGCAGGTGGTGAAAGATCGCTTCAAGCTGGAAGAGGGGACATCCGATGGCTGA
- a CDS encoding DNA polymerase III subunit delta' has product MADLAPDDDYDALEDIPSPRHTMALKGHEASEKIFLDAVQSGKLHHAWLLTGPKGIGKATFAYRVARFLLSGGEAEQGMFDDLSLDVDQDHPSVHKISAGAHPNILKLSRRYDPERKRFTTTIPVDDVRKTVGFFGSTAGEAGWRICLVDAADDMNAAAANALLKILEEPPKQSIFLITSHAPGRLLPTIRSRCRRLPFSSLDDDTLKSILADLGALDGEDDDHIAEAIAAADGSVRKAILFLKNNGPALAQSLSVIMRALPNPPIDAVHRLGDLVSARGAEESYAILIDLILHRLSHMVHAGSSDQPVSALASWAGVWEKTTRSVAQAEALNLDKKAVILGIIRDFQDASRSLSSA; this is encoded by the coding sequence ATGGCTGATCTCGCCCCTGATGATGACTATGATGCCCTTGAAGACATTCCATCTCCGCGTCACACAATGGCGTTGAAAGGCCATGAGGCCTCTGAGAAAATCTTCCTTGATGCCGTGCAGTCAGGCAAACTGCATCATGCCTGGCTGCTCACTGGCCCGAAAGGCATAGGCAAGGCCACCTTTGCCTATCGCGTGGCGCGGTTTCTGCTGAGTGGCGGCGAAGCAGAGCAGGGCATGTTTGACGACCTGAGCCTTGATGTTGACCAGGATCATCCTTCTGTTCACAAGATCTCAGCCGGTGCGCATCCCAATATTCTGAAACTGTCGAGACGATATGATCCGGAGCGCAAGCGCTTCACAACAACGATCCCCGTTGATGATGTGCGCAAAACCGTCGGTTTTTTCGGCTCAACCGCAGGCGAAGCCGGTTGGCGGATCTGTCTTGTCGATGCAGCCGATGATATGAATGCGGCTGCAGCCAACGCGCTGCTGAAGATACTGGAAGAGCCGCCGAAGCAATCAATCTTCCTCATCACCAGTCATGCACCGGGGCGCCTTTTGCCCACCATACGCTCCCGCTGCCGCCGTCTGCCATTCTCATCTCTGGATGATGACACCTTGAAATCCATCCTCGCAGATCTCGGGGCTCTGGACGGTGAAGACGACGACCATATTGCGGAAGCTATTGCCGCTGCTGATGGCAGTGTGAGAAAGGCAATTCTGTTTCTGAAGAATAACGGACCGGCTCTTGCACAATCCCTCTCGGTCATCATGCGGGCGCTACCAAACCCGCCCATTGACGCCGTACACCGCCTGGGTGATCTGGTCTCGGCCAGAGGCGCGGAAGAATCCTACGCCATTCTGATCGATCTGATCCTGCATCGCCTCAGCCATATGGTTCATGCAGGAAGCTCGGATCAGCCCGTTTCTGCGCTTGCCTCTTGGGCAGGGGTATGGGAAAAGACCACCCGTTCCGTCGCGCAGGCTGAAGCGCTGAATCTGGACAAGAAAGCCGTTATCCTGGGAATAATCAGAGACTTTCAGGATGCGTCCCGTTCCCTGTCCTCAGCGTAA